One window from the genome of Dolosigranulum savutiense encodes:
- the dnaG gene encoding DNA primase: MLKNTNAKEGREFMRLSDDMIDRIRNQVNIKDIIGQYVDLQKSGRNHFAHCPFHEDNTPSLSVSEQKQIYKCFSCKRGGNVFGFIQEIENIPFVESVFKVAEMGNVPVDDQLKNQALNQGATRDSLTYKLTDIHEKVAEFYHHLLMSGQGGSHAYDYLTQGRGMSRELLEEFNIGYSPKQRDYTQLMLKNNEAVEISDDLLIQSGLFSERHHPDDTFKDRFANRIMFPIRNHNGHTIGFSGRIFQQDNQSAQNRAKYLNSPETKLFNKRKILFNYDKAKSTIRQTKEVVLFEGFMDVISAWAAGIKNGVASMGTALTAEHLQAINQLADTIVIAYDGDEAGRESTKRLIDFITQKSDLIIEVASLPNGLDPDDFIHEQGTEAFVNFIQNGRDSHFAFLMTYWRQNYNLNNESERVKYVQQMAAEIATLDSPIERDVYIKELAEEFNISYESIDRQVQSSTVRQHQKRMRDLEQQRNFPVPESPSSHQSYAQTPKKTQVERAEEDLLNRLFYHDQAWLLLDELTDNFSFAHAHYQQLFILYEDFRTEAKSVESFMDYLSDSDLKHIVSDIMWQELTEEPTRQEVADYIHMIQTVYPLQKEIKAKQEALKIAQKQGDVNKELSLTIEMINLNRTLKNLNYSGGN; the protein is encoded by the coding sequence ATGCTGAAAAATACGAACGCGAAGGAAGGACGTGAATTTATGCGCTTGTCAGATGATATGATTGATCGTATTCGGAATCAAGTGAATATTAAAGATATCATTGGTCAATATGTTGATTTACAAAAATCAGGTCGTAATCACTTCGCGCATTGTCCTTTTCACGAAGATAATACACCATCGCTATCCGTCAGCGAACAAAAACAAATTTATAAATGTTTTAGTTGTAAGCGGGGGGGCAATGTTTTTGGATTTATTCAAGAAATAGAGAATATCCCTTTTGTTGAATCAGTGTTTAAAGTAGCTGAGATGGGAAATGTTCCGGTTGATGATCAATTAAAGAACCAGGCGCTTAATCAAGGAGCCACGCGTGATTCATTAACGTATAAACTAACAGATATTCATGAGAAAGTGGCTGAGTTTTATCATCATTTACTTATGAGTGGTCAAGGAGGTAGTCATGCGTATGATTATTTAACACAAGGGCGCGGGATGTCACGCGAGCTACTAGAAGAATTCAATATCGGCTATTCACCTAAGCAACGTGATTATACGCAGTTGATGTTGAAGAATAATGAGGCCGTTGAGATATCCGATGATCTCTTAATACAGAGTGGTCTATTTTCTGAGCGTCACCATCCAGATGATACGTTTAAGGATCGGTTTGCCAATCGTATTATGTTTCCTATTCGTAATCATAATGGACACACAATTGGTTTCTCGGGACGAATATTTCAACAGGATAACCAGTCAGCACAAAATCGGGCAAAATATTTAAATAGTCCTGAGACTAAATTATTTAATAAACGAAAAATATTATTTAATTATGATAAGGCAAAATCAACGATCCGTCAGACAAAAGAAGTTGTTTTATTTGAAGGATTTATGGATGTTATTTCAGCTTGGGCAGCTGGAATTAAAAATGGTGTTGCATCGATGGGTACAGCTTTAACAGCGGAACATTTACAAGCTATCAATCAACTAGCTGATACGATTGTGATTGCTTATGATGGCGATGAAGCAGGAAGAGAGTCAACTAAGCGACTTATTGATTTTATTACACAAAAGAGTGACTTAATTATCGAAGTGGCTAGCTTACCCAATGGATTAGATCCAGATGATTTTATTCATGAACAAGGAACTGAGGCCTTCGTAAACTTTATTCAAAATGGTCGGGACTCGCACTTTGCGTTCTTAATGACTTATTGGCGCCAAAACTATAATTTAAACAATGAATCAGAACGGGTTAAATATGTTCAACAAATGGCTGCTGAAATCGCAACACTGGACTCTCCTATTGAACGCGATGTCTATATCAAAGAGTTAGCAGAAGAGTTCAATATTTCGTATGAATCGATTGATCGACAGGTGCAATCTAGTACGGTACGACAACACCAAAAGCGAATGAGAGACTTAGAACAGCAACGTAACTTTCCTGTTCCTGAGTCACCATCAAGTCATCAGTCATACGCGCAGACACCCAAAAAAACTCAAGTAGAACGAGCCGAAGAAGACTTGTTAAACCGACTATTTTATCATGATCAAGCCTGGTTATTGTTGGATGAGCTAACAGATAATTTTTCTTTTGCCCATGCACATTATCAGCAGTTATTTATTCTTTACGAAGATTTTCGCACGGAAGCAAAGTCAGTGGAGTCTTTTATGGATTATTTGTCTGATAGTGACTTGAAGCATATCGTTTCCGATATCATGTGGCAGGAATTGACTGAAGAGCCAACTAGACAAGAAGTGGCTGACTATATTCATATGATTCAAACTGTCTATCC